One segment of Panicum virgatum strain AP13 chromosome 3K, P.virgatum_v5, whole genome shotgun sequence DNA contains the following:
- the LOC120701153 gene encoding putative cyclin-dependent kinase F-2 produces the protein MVELIAGNGKPLLGADLDAKVFEKMNCTVGTQGIVQWPGLQRLATRDLAAELRDKGCPAYTGCLREVFPKEVLSEADFEVLSGLLDANPERRLTAKAVLRKPWFRRFRLAGFCFVP, from the coding sequence ATGGTAGAGCTCATCGCCGGCAACGGCAAGCCTTTGTTGGGCGCCGACCTGGACGCCAAGGTCTTCGAGAAGATGAATTGCACAGTCGGGACACAAGGCATCGTCCAGTGGCCGGGGCTGCAGAGGCTGGCGACACGCGATCTGGCGGCCGAGCTGCGGGACAAGGGCTGCCCCGCGTACACCGGCTGCCTGCGGGAGGTGTTCCCGAAGGAGGTGCTCTCGGAGGCCGACTTCGAGGTTCTCAGCGGCCTGCTCGACGCAAACCCGGAGCGCAGGCTGACCGCCAAGGCCGTGCTCCGGAAACCATGGTTCCGGCGCTTTAGGTTGGCTGGATTCTGCTTCGTGCCGTGA